The DNA window AACGAAAGACATTATACAGTGGGACATAAAATCTTGGTCTAAGGCACTTTCGTATTGGGACAGCAATATTGATTGGAATGAAATTAAAAACGGGCTTGAGTTAGGGGGTAGAGAAGGTGGACTTTCGCTTTGGCTCGCATTAAAAGGATTGACAGTTGTTTGCTCTGACCTGAACGATGTTCACACAACAGCACAACCACTTCATGTTAGACACAATGTTTCTTCGCATGTCAAATACCAGGATATTGACGCAACTAATATTCCATACGAAAACTATTTTGACATTATCGTATTCAAATCAATTATAGGCGGAATTGGGAGAAACGACAAAGTTGAAATTCAACAAAAGGTTTTCAAAGAAATATACAAAGCATTGAAACCAGGTGGAAAACTTTTGTTTGCAGAAAATCTAATTGCCTCTCCTTTTCACCAACAACTAAGAAAAAGATTTGTCAACTGGGGAAGTTCCTGGAGATATGTGTCTATTAAGGAAATGAAAGAATTTCTTAACGACTTTTCGTACTGCGACATACATACTACAGGTGTTCTTGGAACATTTGGCA is part of the Bacteroidota bacterium genome and encodes:
- a CDS encoding class I SAM-dependent methyltransferase, translating into MTKELTKDIIQWDIKSWSKALSYWDSNIDWNEIKNGLELGGREGGLSLWLALKGLTVVCSDLNDVHTTAQPLHVRHNVSSHVKYQDIDATNIPYENYFDIIVFKSIIGGIGRNDKVEIQQKVFKEIYKALKPGGKLLFAENLIASPFHQQLRKRFVNWGSSWRYVSIKEMKEFLNDFSYCDIHTTGVLGTFGRNESQRTLLSTIDQLILNRICPANWKYIIYGIAEK